Proteins encoded by one window of Acuticoccus sp. MNP-M23:
- a CDS encoding VWA domain-containing protein — MKLFAAFLGAFAFSVLSALPVRAQDDVGAAVALVEAFVNEHLARLEQGRGSLLNDGPALRRYLVDPLADAVVRTNLEFDPVFDAQDFDITGLSVYADDDVPILQGAAQVWTEFDNFGAPQRIAYTLVKRSPGEPWQISLISSSANNWNLAQMVDAGRGDPNQPEIALGAEPAADEPIEGDMPGFRPDPSRGDMLFILDGSGSMWGQIDGVAKITTAKDALRGLAADLSGTLNLGLMAYGHNREADCSDIEVLLATGAHDSRVIGDFAELVTPRGKTPIAGALSRATDAISPGDRQADVLVISDGLETCGGDPCAAAASLAARGVRTRVHVVGFGLTEEQNAALSCIAEEGNGLQLAASNAAELTDALVEVAEAASADVPVPAPEPEVPPVPAAMPSEVRFEETFDGPLDPAWQVEQPAPELASLDGKGALFAAVAGTTVYSDEEPFNRYVLDEPLPDGDFDLVADARMSPQTGAAGLFLSLFDDAQNQYTAVLYQDTKGCGTRLILAAVRLSDGQMTVVDKDLFAGPFARDICRLGSAYAEKVLQSLEVDGARLTLKRRGRELTAAVTMTLPANDERAAEEMTVTTETLTALRVSGRAAFLPGQYSDARKGESHIWVDRFAIEVPAP; from the coding sequence GTGAAGCTTTTTGCCGCTTTCCTCGGAGCGTTCGCGTTCTCCGTTCTTTCCGCTCTTCCTGTCCGCGCGCAGGACGATGTCGGCGCGGCGGTCGCCCTTGTCGAGGCGTTTGTCAACGAACACCTTGCGCGCCTGGAGCAGGGGCGCGGATCGCTCTTGAACGATGGCCCTGCGCTGAGGCGCTATCTGGTCGACCCGCTGGCGGATGCTGTGGTGCGCACAAACTTGGAGTTCGACCCGGTGTTCGATGCGCAGGACTTCGACATCACCGGCCTTTCGGTCTACGCTGACGACGATGTGCCGATCCTTCAGGGCGCGGCGCAGGTGTGGACCGAGTTCGACAATTTCGGCGCGCCGCAGCGCATCGCCTATACCCTCGTCAAGCGCTCGCCCGGTGAGCCCTGGCAGATCTCACTGATCTCATCCTCGGCAAACAACTGGAACCTCGCCCAGATGGTCGACGCAGGCCGAGGTGACCCGAACCAGCCTGAGATCGCGCTCGGCGCCGAGCCGGCAGCCGACGAACCCATCGAGGGGGATATGCCAGGCTTCAGGCCGGACCCGTCGCGCGGCGACATGCTGTTCATCCTGGACGGGTCGGGTTCGATGTGGGGGCAGATCGACGGTGTTGCGAAAATCACGACGGCCAAGGACGCGCTTCGCGGCCTTGCGGCGGACCTGTCGGGGACGCTCAACCTCGGTTTGATGGCGTATGGCCACAACCGCGAGGCCGATTGCAGCGATATCGAGGTTTTGCTCGCCACCGGCGCGCACGACAGCCGCGTGATCGGTGATTTTGCCGAGCTTGTGACTCCGCGTGGAAAGACGCCGATCGCGGGCGCGCTGTCGCGGGCCACCGACGCCATCTCGCCGGGTGACCGGCAGGCCGATGTTCTCGTCATTTCCGATGGCCTCGAAACGTGCGGCGGCGATCCCTGCGCGGCGGCGGCCTCCCTGGCCGCCCGCGGGGTAAGAACCCGCGTCCACGTCGTCGGCTTCGGGCTGACCGAGGAACAGAACGCTGCGCTTTCGTGCATCGCAGAGGAAGGCAACGGGCTTCAACTTGCGGCCAGCAACGCCGCAGAGCTGACGGATGCGCTGGTCGAAGTCGCTGAAGCTGCCAGCGCCGACGTCCCGGTTCCGGCACCTGAACCTGAGGTGCCGCCGGTTCCTGCAGCTATGCCGTCCGAAGTGCGTTTCGAGGAAACCTTTGACGGGCCCCTCGACCCGGCGTGGCAGGTCGAGCAGCCCGCACCAGAGCTCGCCTCGTTGGACGGGAAGGGCGCGCTGTTTGCCGCCGTCGCTGGCACGACAGTCTACTCCGACGAAGAGCCTTTCAACCGCTACGTTCTCGATGAACCGCTGCCAGATGGCGATTTCGACCTCGTCGCGGACGCCCGCATGTCGCCGCAAACCGGGGCCGCGGGTCTGTTTCTTTCGCTCTTTGACGATGCGCAGAATCAGTACACGGCCGTGCTCTACCAGGATACAAAGGGCTGCGGCACGCGCCTGATTCTCGCCGCTGTCAGGCTCTCCGACGGCCAGATGACAGTGGTCGACAAGGATCTCTTCGCCGGTCCCTTTGCCAGAGATATCTGCAGGCTGGGCAGTGCATACGCCGAAAAGGTCCTGCAGTCGCTGGAAGTTGACGGCGCACGGCTCACTTTGAAACGCCGCGGCCGCGAACTGACTGCAGCCGTCACGATGACGCTGCCGGCGAACGACGAGCGCGCTGCCGAGGAGATGACCGTCACGACCGAAACGCTCACCGCGCTTCGCGTGTCGGGACGGGCGGCGTTTCTGCCCGGCCAGTATTCCGATGCCAGGAAAGGCGAAAGCCATATCTGGGTCGACCGGTTCGCCATCGAGGTCCCGGCGCCCTGA
- a CDS encoding tyrosine-type recombinase/integrase, producing MRLHEKRGNRHKVPRHHILEGYLNDYLDKCGLCEDCTGHMFCTIDRDTKTLSERRLPQANVWQMIRRRTRPADIDTLIGCHTFRATGITAYLKNDGTLEKAAQMANHASTRTTRGYDWRADEISLDEVERVSI from the coding sequence GTGCGTCTCCACGAAAAGCGTGGCAACCGTCACAAGGTGCCCCGCCACCACATCCTCGAAGGCTATCTGAACGATTATCTCGACAAATGCGGCCTGTGTGAGGACTGCACGGGCCATATGTTCTGCACCATTGACCGGGATACTAAAACGCTCTCAGAGCGCCGCCTTCCCCAGGCGAATGTCTGGCAGATGATCCGGCGACGGACGCGGCCGGCCGATATCGACACGCTGATCGGATGCCACACGTTCCGGGCGACAGGCATCACCGCCTACCTCAAGAACGACGGGACGCTCGAGAAGGCGGCTCAGATGGCGAACCACGCCTCAACGCGCACAACGCGTGGTTACGACTGGCGGGCAGACGAGATCAGCCTTGATGAGGTGGAGCGAGTATCGATCTGA
- a CDS encoding CmpA/NrtA family ABC transporter substrate-binding protein: protein MTPVRIGFIPLIDCAGLVAAVGLGFADAEGLDVALTRETSWATLRDKLAVGAIDAAHLLAPIAVASKVGIGNPKPPFSALMSLSMNGNAISVSRALYGEMAESREFAAPDDLAGKGRAIAKVIAARKAAGAPRLTFAVVHPFSPHNYELRYVLGAAGIDPDEDVDLVVVPPPFVVDHLRGGLIDGFCVGAPWTSIGLQEGLTRVIAVKPQIWRFGPEKVLAVREDFAADREDVALRLIRAVKAGGAWADDPANRQRLAAMMAEPALLDMAADTIAGSLAGRVPLDDGPAETIADYVVFDRDGASFPWRSHALWFYSQMLRWGQVKHSAEAMRAAAGAYRPDLFRRAFAGTDVTLPGANAKVEGALAAPQPAGSTTGRLVLPRDGFFDGRIFDPDDVAGYASAFEVGKALR from the coding sequence GTGACCCCCGTGCGTATCGGCTTCATCCCGCTCATCGATTGCGCCGGCCTCGTCGCCGCCGTGGGACTCGGCTTCGCGGACGCAGAAGGCCTCGATGTGGCGCTGACGCGTGAAACCTCGTGGGCGACGCTGCGCGACAAGCTTGCCGTCGGCGCGATCGACGCTGCGCATCTTCTGGCGCCGATCGCGGTCGCCTCCAAGGTCGGCATCGGCAACCCCAAGCCGCCATTTTCGGCCCTGATGAGCCTTTCGATGAATGGCAACGCCATCTCCGTCTCCCGCGCGCTGTATGGCGAGATGGCCGAGAGCCGTGAGTTTGCCGCGCCGGACGATCTTGCCGGCAAGGGCCGCGCCATTGCGAAGGTCATCGCCGCGCGCAAGGCGGCGGGCGCGCCGCGGCTGACGTTCGCGGTGGTCCACCCGTTCTCGCCGCACAATTACGAACTTCGCTATGTGCTGGGCGCTGCCGGCATCGACCCCGACGAGGACGTCGATCTGGTGGTCGTGCCCCCTCCTTTCGTGGTCGATCATCTGCGCGGCGGCCTGATCGACGGTTTCTGCGTCGGTGCACCGTGGACAAGTATCGGTCTTCAGGAGGGGCTGACGCGCGTGATCGCGGTCAAGCCGCAGATCTGGCGCTTCGGCCCGGAAAAGGTGCTTGCAGTGCGTGAGGATTTTGCCGCGGACCGGGAGGACGTGGCGCTGCGCCTCATCCGCGCGGTCAAGGCCGGCGGGGCGTGGGCGGACGATCCGGCCAACCGGCAACGCCTCGCCGCGATGATGGCCGAGCCCGCACTCCTCGACATGGCGGCGGACACCATCGCCGGATCGCTGGCCGGCCGCGTGCCGCTGGACGACGGCCCGGCCGAAACCATTGCCGACTATGTGGTGTTCGACCGCGACGGGGCGAGCTTTCCCTGGCGCAGCCACGCGCTGTGGTTCTATTCGCAGATGCTGCGCTGGGGCCAGGTGAAGCATTCTGCGGAGGCGATGCGCGCCGCGGCCGGCGCCTACCGGCCGGATCTTTTCCGCCGCGCCTTTGCCGGCACCGACGTCACCCTGCCGGGCGCCAACGCGAAGGTTGAGGGCGCGCTTGCCGCCCCGCAGCCGGCGGGGTCGACCACCGGCCGCCTCGTTCTGCCGCGCGATGGCTTCTTCGACGGCCGCATTTTCGACCCGGACGATGTTGCCGGATACGCGTCCGCCTTCGAAGTGGGCAAAGCGCTGCGGTGA
- a CDS encoding ANTAR domain-containing protein: MRVLVIDETPLRASILEEGLREAGLEDVTILSETRLLMRQIVEIDPDVILIDLENPSRDVLESMFQVSRTVERPIGMFVDQSDAGMIERAVEAGVSTYIVDGLRKERVKAIVEMTVSRFNAFNRLKRELADTKRALADRTSIDRAKAILMRRHTIDEPAAYAMLRRAAMDQHQTIADVARALVSASQLLEKRP; this comes from the coding sequence TTGCGCGTACTCGTTATCGATGAAACCCCGCTGCGCGCGTCGATCCTTGAGGAGGGCCTCCGCGAGGCGGGGCTGGAGGACGTCACGATCCTCTCCGAGACGCGCCTTCTGATGCGCCAGATCGTCGAGATCGACCCTGACGTCATCCTCATCGACCTCGAAAACCCGAGCCGCGACGTTCTGGAAAGCATGTTCCAGGTCTCGCGCACGGTGGAGCGCCCTATCGGCATGTTCGTCGACCAGTCCGACGCCGGGATGATCGAGCGGGCGGTGGAAGCCGGCGTCTCCACCTACATCGTCGACGGGCTGCGCAAGGAGCGGGTGAAGGCAATCGTCGAGATGACCGTCTCGCGCTTCAACGCCTTCAACCGGCTCAAAAGGGAGCTGGCCGACACCAAGCGCGCGCTCGCCGACCGCACATCCATCGACCGCGCCAAGGCGATCCTGATGCGGCGCCACACTATCGACGAGCCCGCCGCCTACGCCATGCTGCGACGCGCGGCGATGGATCAGCACCAGACCATCGCCGATGTGGCGCGGGCGCTGGTCTCCGCGTCCCAGCTTCTGGAGAAACGACCGTGA
- a CDS encoding glutaredoxin translates to MATPEHLCPFGLKSKSLLEWRGYEVDDHLLTSRAEQDAFKAEHDVKTTPQTFIGGERVGGYDDLQRHFGKHVKSKDETTYRPVIAIFATTALMALALVFNLYEGFPIATWVKWFFAFSMVALALQKLQDVDGFVNGFLGYDLLARRKVTYGYIYPYAEAFAGLGMMALISNMNWAVLPVASVSLFIGTIGAVSVVKAVYIDKRELKCACVGGGSNVPLGFISLTENLVMMVMGAWMLAEWFSLI, encoded by the coding sequence ATGGCGACGCCGGAGCACCTTTGTCCGTTCGGCCTGAAGTCGAAATCGCTGCTGGAGTGGCGCGGCTATGAGGTTGACGATCACCTCCTGACGAGCCGCGCGGAGCAGGACGCCTTCAAGGCCGAGCACGATGTGAAGACAACGCCGCAGACCTTCATCGGCGGCGAACGCGTCGGCGGCTACGACGATCTGCAGCGCCACTTCGGCAAGCACGTGAAGAGCAAGGACGAAACGACGTACCGTCCCGTCATCGCGATCTTCGCGACCACGGCGCTGATGGCGCTGGCGCTCGTCTTCAACCTTTACGAAGGCTTTCCCATTGCGACGTGGGTGAAGTGGTTCTTCGCCTTCTCCATGGTCGCGCTCGCGCTGCAGAAGCTGCAGGACGTCGACGGCTTCGTGAACGGCTTTCTGGGCTACGACCTTCTCGCCCGCCGCAAGGTGACCTACGGCTATATCTATCCTTACGCGGAGGCCTTTGCGGGCCTCGGCATGATGGCGCTCATTTCCAACATGAACTGGGCGGTGTTGCCGGTCGCTTCGGTTTCGCTCTTCATCGGGACGATCGGCGCGGTGAGCGTCGTCAAGGCGGTCTACATCGACAAGCGCGAGCTGAAGTGCGCCTGCGTCGGCGGCGGCTCCAACGTACCGCTCGGGTTCATCAGCCTCACCGAGAACCTCGTGATGATGGTGATGGGCGCGTGGATGCTCGCCGAATGGTTCAGCCTCATCTGA
- a CDS encoding DUF411 domain-containing protein, whose translation MKMFYAAALAATLAIVAMPGLPRTAHAEPQNHTMHVYKTPWCGCCTSWADHMDRIGYKVEITELEDLAPVRQQAGVPAGFEGCHTAAVEGYVIEGHVPPEAIAKLLKERPAIRGIAVPGMPMGSVGMGNDPRARYDVLGFGGDAAEGASVYYQAGR comes from the coding sequence ATGAAGATGTTTTACGCGGCAGCACTTGCCGCGACCCTCGCTATTGTCGCGATGCCTGGATTGCCGCGCACGGCGCACGCGGAGCCGCAGAACCACACGATGCACGTTTACAAGACGCCATGGTGCGGCTGCTGCACGAGCTGGGCCGACCACATGGATCGCATCGGCTACAAGGTTGAGATCACGGAGCTGGAGGACCTTGCTCCCGTGCGCCAGCAGGCCGGCGTGCCGGCTGGTTTCGAGGGGTGCCACACCGCCGCGGTGGAGGGCTATGTGATCGAGGGGCATGTCCCGCCCGAAGCGATCGCCAAGTTGCTGAAGGAGCGGCCGGCCATTCGCGGGATTGCGGTGCCCGGCATGCCGATGGGCTCGGTGGGCATGGGCAATGATCCGCGCGCCCGGTACGACGTGCTGGGCTTCGGCGGGGACGCCGCCGAGGGCGCGTCTGTCTATTACCAAGCGGGCCGCTGA
- a CDS encoding CopD family protein — translation MSEIGAFTILAIAVRALGYAGSLLAAGSGLFLLAWGTRTYHGTEPSAVDRVMRRTALLGAVAAVATIVATLLGLGMRAGRLSGMGLSGMTDGVMLQIVWEGAVGTAVASRIAGLAAIVVGLAAFRHWPGAVLIGIGALATAVSYTFVGHATEAPRLLLAFVLTLHLLMASLWFGSFAPLIGATRNFARADAAALLEAFGRSAVWGVAVLVGAGGIFAAALIRSPAGLLQSAYGQIILVKLGVVAMLLGLAALNKFRLVPALASGREGARTEIVRSVRMEAAAITIILIVTATLTSVATPPVRMDAADSSQETARPPEEPARSSALLRRDSSR, via the coding sequence GTGAGCGAGATCGGCGCCTTCACGATCCTCGCGATTGCGGTGCGCGCGCTGGGGTATGCGGGGAGCCTTCTGGCGGCCGGCAGCGGCCTTTTCCTGCTTGCCTGGGGCACGCGCACCTACCACGGCACCGAACCGTCTGCCGTTGACCGCGTCATGCGGCGAACGGCCCTGCTCGGCGCCGTTGCAGCCGTTGCCACCATTGTCGCCACCCTGCTGGGCCTCGGCATGCGGGCCGGAAGGCTGTCCGGCATGGGCCTTTCGGGAATGACCGATGGGGTGATGCTCCAGATCGTCTGGGAAGGCGCCGTGGGTACGGCGGTCGCGTCACGCATTGCGGGCCTTGCGGCAATTGTGGTCGGCCTTGCGGCGTTCCGGCACTGGCCTGGCGCAGTGTTGATCGGGATCGGCGCGCTCGCCACCGCGGTGTCCTACACGTTCGTCGGCCATGCGACCGAGGCGCCGCGGCTCCTCCTTGCCTTCGTGCTCACCCTGCACCTTTTGATGGCGAGCCTCTGGTTCGGCTCGTTCGCGCCGCTGATTGGCGCAACGCGCAACTTCGCGCGCGCAGATGCCGCAGCGTTGCTGGAAGCGTTCGGCCGCTCCGCCGTGTGGGGCGTTGCCGTTCTGGTCGGAGCCGGTGGAATTTTTGCCGCAGCGCTGATCCGCAGCCCTGCGGGCCTTCTCCAGAGCGCTTACGGCCAGATCATTCTCGTCAAGCTTGGCGTGGTGGCAATGCTCCTCGGCCTTGCGGCGCTGAACAAGTTTCGCCTCGTCCCCGCCCTGGCGTCCGGCCGGGAAGGGGCGCGAACCGAAATCGTGCGCTCCGTCCGCATGGAAGCGGCCGCCATCACCATCATCCTTATCGTCACAGCAACGCTGACATCGGTGGCAACACCGCCTGTCCGAATGGACGCTGCGGACAGCAGTCAGGAGACGGCGCGACCGCCCGAGGAACCAGCGCGCTCAAGCGCCTTGCTGCGGCGTGACAGCTCCCGGTAG
- a CDS encoding CmpA/NrtA family ABC transporter substrate-binding protein, giving the protein MAVKLTRRFTTALLASSILVAAGAAQAQETVWLDVEKDELTFGFIKLTDMAPLAIAYEKGYFEDEGLFVTLEAQANWKVLLDGVITGELDGAHMLAGQPLAATIGYGTEAHIVTPFSMDLNGNGITVSNEVWERMKPNIPTDADGKPQHPIKADALKPVVDEFRAEGRRFDMGMVFPVSTHNYELRYWLAAGGIHPGYYSPSDTSGQIMADAFLSVTPPPQMPSTLEAGTIYGYCVGEPWNQQAVAMGIGVPVITDYEIWKNNPEKVFGMTRDFIDENPNTTLAVVKALIRAAKWLDENDNANRMEAAEILSQPNYVGADVEVIANSMTGTFEYEKGDKRDVPDFNVFYRYFATYPYYSDAVWYLTQMRRWGQIAEPQADSWYDEVAKSVYRPDIYEQAAKLLIEEGFVDEADFPFGTDGYRDPQGDFIDGVTFDGRKPAEYLENFSIGLKGEQRVEGASVVGG; this is encoded by the coding sequence ATGGCTGTCAAGCTGACGCGCCGTTTCACAACAGCACTTCTTGCCTCCAGCATCCTTGTTGCGGCCGGCGCCGCACAGGCGCAGGAGACCGTCTGGCTGGATGTGGAGAAGGACGAACTCACCTTCGGTTTCATCAAGCTGACGGACATGGCCCCGCTCGCCATCGCCTACGAGAAGGGCTATTTCGAGGACGAGGGCCTGTTCGTCACGCTGGAAGCGCAGGCGAACTGGAAGGTGCTGCTCGACGGGGTGATCACCGGCGAGCTTGACGGGGCGCACATGCTGGCCGGTCAGCCGCTCGCCGCCACCATCGGCTACGGCACCGAAGCCCACATCGTCACCCCGTTCTCCATGGACCTCAACGGCAACGGCATCACCGTGTCCAACGAGGTGTGGGAGCGCATGAAGCCGAACATCCCGACCGATGCCGACGGCAAGCCGCAGCACCCCATCAAGGCCGACGCGCTGAAGCCGGTGGTCGACGAATTTCGGGCCGAGGGCCGGCGCTTCGACATGGGCATGGTCTTCCCCGTCTCCACCCACAACTACGAACTGCGCTACTGGCTGGCCGCCGGCGGCATCCACCCCGGCTACTATTCGCCGTCCGATACCTCCGGGCAGATCATGGCGGACGCGTTCCTGTCGGTGACGCCGCCGCCGCAGATGCCCTCCACGCTGGAGGCCGGCACCATCTACGGCTACTGCGTCGGCGAGCCGTGGAACCAGCAGGCGGTCGCCATGGGGATCGGCGTCCCGGTCATCACCGACTACGAGATCTGGAAGAACAACCCCGAAAAAGTCTTCGGCATGACCAGGGACTTTATCGACGAGAACCCCAACACCACGCTCGCCGTGGTCAAGGCGCTGATCCGCGCCGCCAAGTGGCTGGACGAGAACGACAACGCCAACCGCATGGAAGCGGCGGAGATCCTGTCGCAGCCCAATTATGTCGGCGCCGATGTCGAGGTCATCGCCAACTCGATGACGGGCACCTTCGAATACGAGAAGGGCGACAAACGCGACGTGCCGGACTTCAACGTCTTCTACCGTTACTTCGCGACCTACCCCTATTATTCGGATGCCGTCTGGTATCTCACCCAGATGCGGCGCTGGGGGCAGATTGCCGAACCGCAGGCGGACAGCTGGTACGACGAAGTCGCGAAGTCGGTCTACCGGCCGGACATCTACGAGCAGGCCGCCAAGCTCCTCATCGAGGAAGGCTTCGTCGACGAAGCCGATTTCCCCTTCGGCACCGACGGTTACCGCGATCCGCAGGGCGACTTCATCGACGGCGTGACGTTCGATGGCCGCAAGCCCGCCGAATACCTCGAAAACTTCTCCATCGGCCTCAAGGGCGAGCAGCGCGTCGAAGGCGCCTCGGTCGTCGGCGGCTGA
- a CDS encoding IS5 family transposase (programmed frameshift), producing the protein MPRRKRRAYPSDLTNSQWAVIEPMIPDAAPGGRPRRSPKRKIVEAILYLLRAGCSWRLLPHDFPPWQTVYCFLRRWEGEGVWARVHHSLAMADRERTGREASHSAAIIDSQSVRAADKGGFKGYDVGKKIFGRKRHILTDTDGRLLAVEVYAADVQDRGGAKGVLKRTRRSFPFVETVFADGGYAGRLVDWAKDKTNVTLEIVRRMPWMKGFVVIGRRWVVERTFAWIMKSRRLARDYEQLTIVAEALIVIAAAATLVR; encoded by the exons ATGCCCCGACGCAAGCGCCGCGCCTATCCGAGCGACCTGACGAACAGCCAGTGGGCCGTGATCGAGCCGATGATCCCCGACGCCGCGCCGGGCGGTCGCCCGCGCCGCTCGCCCAAGCGCAAGATCGTCGAGGCGATCCTTTATCTGCTGCGCGCCGGTTGCTCCTGGCGGCTTTTACCGCACGATTTCCCGCCATGGCAGACGGTGTATTGTTTTCTCCGGCGCTGGGAGGGCGAAGGGGTCTGGGCGCGGGTCCACCACAGCCTCGCCATGGCGGACCGGGAGCGCACGGGGCGCGAGGCCTCGCATTCCGCCGCCATCATCGACAGCCAGAGCGTCAGGGCGGCGGAT AAAGGGGGTTTCAAAGGCTACGACGTCGGCAAGAAGATCTTCGGGCGAAAGCGCCACATTCTGACCGACACCGACGGTCGCCTGCTCGCGGTCGAAGTCTACGCCGCCGACGTTCAGGACCGCGGCGGCGCGAAGGGCGTGCTGAAACGCACCCGGCGATCATTCCCCTTCGTGGAGACCGTCTTCGCGGACGGCGGCTATGCCGGACGCCTCGTTGACTGGGCGAAGGACAAGACCAACGTCACCCTTGAGATCGTCCGTCGCATGCCCTGGATGAAGGGCTTCGTGGTCATTGGCCGCCGCTGGGTGGTCGAGCGCACCTTTGCGTGGATCATGAAATCCAGACGCCTCGCACGAGACTATGAGCAGCTCACCATCGTCGCCGAAGCCCTCATAGTGATCGCTGCCGCCGCAACACTCGTCAGGTGA
- a CDS encoding copper resistance protein CopC, translating to MKHHMLALVFAIVMAPGLALAHSAAKPGAPADGETLSAPPELVRLNFGDPMRITVLKLVGPAGEVKLARTDGMQPVTTLEARPEGEMGAGAYEIEWRGMSADGHIMKGTVDFQIEP from the coding sequence ATGAAACATCATATGCTTGCCCTTGTTTTCGCCATTGTCATGGCGCCGGGCCTCGCGCTTGCGCATTCCGCCGCCAAGCCTGGTGCACCGGCGGATGGTGAAACATTGTCCGCACCGCCGGAGCTGGTCCGCCTCAATTTCGGCGATCCGATGCGGATCACCGTGCTCAAGCTCGTCGGCCCTGCCGGCGAGGTGAAGCTGGCCCGCACCGACGGCATGCAGCCGGTCACGACGCTCGAAGCGCGCCCCGAAGGCGAGATGGGTGCCGGCGCCTACGAGATCGAGTGGCGGGGGATGAGCGCGGACGGGCACATCATGAAAGGCACGGTCGACTTTCAGATCGAGCCGTGA
- a CDS encoding metal-sensitive transcriptional regulator has protein sequence MKHCDKGALLKRLSRLEGQVRGVARMVEEERYCVDILTQTAAIRAALKGVERLVLENHAHHCVEDAIAAGDPEDQRTKFNELIALLQKAQA, from the coding sequence ATGAAACATTGCGACAAGGGTGCGCTCCTGAAGCGCCTCTCCCGATTGGAGGGGCAGGTGCGCGGGGTCGCCCGCATGGTGGAGGAGGAGCGCTATTGCGTGGACATCCTCACGCAGACCGCAGCAATCCGTGCCGCGCTGAAGGGCGTCGAGCGACTGGTACTGGAAAACCATGCGCACCACTGCGTGGAGGACGCCATCGCGGCCGGAGACCCCGAGGACCAGCGCACCAAGTTCAACGAGCTGATCGCTCTGCTGCAAAAGGCGCAGGCCTAG
- a CDS encoding cytochrome c has product MRPLLLAGAGVAIGLAAVAAFGLWPPKIDPPKRLLPGDAQVVALGQTIYETRCASCHGPNLEGQPNWREQGPDGRLPAPPHDETGHTWHHPDALLFKLTKYGLPKEMGNGEPYFSNMPAYEGMLTDEDIIAVLSYIKSRWPQEIRQRHDTLNAQMAAQ; this is encoded by the coding sequence ATGCGGCCCTTACTTCTTGCAGGCGCTGGCGTTGCAATCGGCCTTGCGGCGGTTGCCGCATTCGGCCTCTGGCCGCCGAAAATCGACCCGCCCAAACGCCTCCTGCCCGGTGATGCGCAGGTCGTGGCACTCGGCCAAACCATTTACGAAACCCGGTGCGCCTCCTGCCACGGCCCGAACCTCGAGGGTCAGCCCAACTGGCGCGAGCAAGGGCCGGATGGCCGCCTGCCCGCCCCTCCCCACGACGAGACGGGGCACACCTGGCACCATCCCGATGCGCTCCTGTTCAAGCTGACCAAGTACGGTTTGCCAAAGGAGATGGGGAACGGTGAGCCATATTTTTCCAATATGCCGGCATACGAAGGCATGTTGACCGACGAAGATATCATCGCCGTCCTCTCCTACATCAAGAGCCGATGGCCTCAGGAAATTCGCCAGCGCCACGACACGCTGAACGCACAGATGGCGGCGCAATGA
- a CDS encoding LemA family protein, protein MAVSIIGEAGPSASLQALLVSALSNPARTAGENVAILQRQLEETEGQIAAARRFCNGSARDYITLIQSTPANFNAVRRSFRPASDVELGAENRATVTVPPRVGIGPEASD, encoded by the coding sequence ATGGCGGTCTCGATTATCGGGGAGGCCGGTCCCTCGGCCTCCCTGCAGGCCCTTCTGGTCTCCGCTTTGTCCAACCCGGCGCGCACCGCGGGCGAGAACGTGGCCATCCTCCAGCGGCAGCTTGAGGAAACCGAGGGCCAGATCGCGGCGGCGCGGCGGTTCTGCAACGGCAGCGCTCGGGACTACATCACACTGATCCAGTCGACCCCTGCGAACTTCAACGCAGTGCGCAGAAGTTTCCGGCCGGCCAGCGACGTCGAGCTTGGCGCGGAAAACCGGGCGACCGTCACGGTGCCGCCCCGCGTCGGCATCGGACCGGAGGCAAGCGACTGA